Part of the Heptranchias perlo isolate sHepPer1 unplaced genomic scaffold, sHepPer1.hap1 HAP1_SCAFFOLD_1344, whole genome shotgun sequence genome is shown below.
aggtgtgacggggagtggagtggaggagaggcgaggggagctgtgttttacggggaggtgtgacggggagtggagggagggagaggcgaggggagctgtgttttacggggaggtgcgacggggagtggagggagaggcgagggggagctgtgttttacggggaggtgtgacggggagtggaggaggagggtgaggcgaggggagctgtgttttactgggaggtgtgacggggagtggagggagggagaggcgagaggagctgtgttttacggggagctGTGAcgcggagtggagggagaggcgaggggagctgtgttttacggggaggtgtgacggggagtggagggagggagaggcgaggggagctgtgttttacggggaggtgtgacgcggagtggagggagaggcgaggggagctgtgttttacggggaggtctgacggggagtggagggagggagaggcgaggggagctgtgttttacggggaggtgtgacggggagtggagggagagtgaggcgaggggagctgtgttttacagggaggtgtgacggggagtggagggagggagaggcgaggggagctgtgttttacggggaggtgtgacggggagtggagggagggagaggcgaggggagctgtgttttacggggaggtgtgacggggagtggagggagaggcgaggggagctgtgttttacggggagtgtgacggggagtggagggagaggcgaggggagctgtgttttacggggaggtgtgacggggagtggagggagaggcgaggggagctgtgttttacggggaggtgtgacggggagtggaggaggagggagaggcgagaggagctgtgttttacggggaggtgtgacggggagtggagggagagggagaggcgaggggagctgtgttttacggggaggtgtgacgggggagtggagggagagggagaggcgaggggagctgtgttttacggggaggtgtgacggggagtggagggagggagaggcgaggggagctgtgttttacggggaggtgtgacggggagtggaggaggagggagaggcgagggggagctgtgttttacggggaggtgtgacggggagtggaggaggagggagaggcgaggggagctgtgttttacggggaggtgtgacggggagtggagggagggagaggcgaggggagctgcgttttacgggggtcgggggggagaggctgAGCCCTGGGCGAGGGAGCGGGGAATGACCCCCGACACTGCCCAGGCTCGGTCTGGGGAAGTGTGCTCGGTGAGCAGACACAAATCATCTTCCTTCCTGAcctgccctcccctctctctgttccagGTCCAGGACACCCTCAGCTCACTCACTGCCGTGCTCGACCTGCTGCCCATGCCTCCCAGATTAGACAAACAAGCTTCTTCGCTGCATCTCACCGAgacaggtaaaaaaaaaaataccccGGAGATTGGGGCagagagtgcagagggagcttttctctgtatctaaccctgtacctgccctgggagtgtttgatgggacagtgtagagggagcttttctctgtatctaaccctgtacctgccctgggagtgtttgatgggacagtgcagagggagctttactctgtatctcaccctgtacctgccctgggagtgtctgatgggacagtgcagagggagctttactctgtatctaaccctgtacctgcccctgggagtgtttgatgggacagtgtggagggagctttactctgtatctaaccctgtacctgcactgggagtgtttgatgggacagtgtagagggagcttttcttctgtatctaaccctgtacctgccctgggagtgtttgatgggacagtgtagagggagcttttctctgtatctaaccctgtacctgccctgggagtgtttgatgggacagtgcagagggagctttactctgtatctcaccctgtacctgccctgggagtgtctgatgggacagtgcagagggagctttactctgtatctaaaccctgtacctgcccctgggagtgtttgatgggacagtgtggagggagctttactctgtatctaaccctgtacctgcactgggagtgtttgatgggacagtgcagagggagctttactctgtatctaaccctgtacctgccctgggagtgtttgacgggacagtgtagagggagctttactctgtatctcaccctgtacctgtccctgggactgtttgatgggacagtgtggagggagctttactctgtatctaaccctgtacctgaccctgggagtgtttgatgggacagtgcagagggagctttactctgtatctcaccctgtatctgtccctgggagtgtttgatgggacagtgtcgagggagctttactctgtatctaaccctgtacctgccctgggagtgtttgatgggacagtgtagagggagctttactctgtatctcaccctgtacctgccctgggagtgtctgatgggacagtgtagaggagctttactctgtatctaaccctgtacctgccctgggagtttttgatgggacagtgtagagggagctttactcttgtatctaaccctgtccctgcccctgggagtgtttgatgggacagtgtggagggagctttactctgtatctcaccctgtacctgccctgggagtgtttgatgggacagtgtggagggagctttactctgtatctcaccctgtacctgccctgggagtgtttgatgggacagtgtagagggagctttactctgtatctcaccctgtacctgccctgggagtgtttgatgggacagtgtagagggagcattactctgtatctaacgctgtccctgcccctgggagtgtttgacgggacagtgtagagggagctttactctgtatctcaccctgtacctgccctgggagtgtttgatgggacagtgtggagggagctttactctgtatctaaccctgtacctgccctgggagtgtttgatgggacagtgtagagggagctttactctgtatctcaccctgtacctgccctgggagtgtttgatgggacagtgtggagggagctttactctgtatctaaccctgtacctgccctgggagtgtttgatgggacagtgtcgagggagctttactctgtatctaaccctgtacctgccctgggagtgtttgatgggacagtgtagagggagctttactctgtatttcaccctgtacctgccctgggagtgtttgatgggacagtgtagagggagcattactctgtatctaaccctgtccctgcccctgggagtgtttgatgggacagtgtcgagggagctttactctgtatctcaccctgtacctgccctgggagtgtttgatgggacagtgtagagggagctttactctgtatctaaccctgtacctgccctgggagtgtttgatgggacagtgtcgagggagctttactctgtatctaaccctgtacctgccctgggagtgtttgatgggacagtgtagagggagcattactctgtatctaaccctgtccctgcccctgggagtgtttgatgggacagtgtagagggagctttactctgtatcccctgtacctgccctgggagtgtttgatgggacagtgtggagggagctttactctgtatctaaccctgtacctgccctgggagtgtttgatgggacagtgtagagggagctttactctgtatctaaccctgtacctgccctgggagtgtttgatgggacagtgtcgagggagctttactctgtatctaaccctgtacctgccctgggagtgtttgatgggacagtgtagagggagctttactctgtatctaaccctgtacctgccctgggagtgtttgatgggacagtgtagagggagctttactctgtatctaaccctgtacctgccctgggagtgtttgacgggacagtgtggagggagctttactctgtatctcaccctggacctgccctgggagtgtttgatgggacagtgtagagggagctttactctgtatctaaccctgtacctgccctgggagtgtttgatgggacagtggagagggagctttactctgtatctaaccctgtacctgccctgggagtgtttgatgggacagtgcagagggagtattactctgtatctaaccctgtacctgccctgggagtgtttgatgggacagtgtcgagggagctttattctgtatctaaccctgtacctgccccgggagtgtttgatgggacggtgcagagggagctttactctgtatctaaccctgtacctacccctgggagtgtttgacgggacagtgtagagggagctttactctgtatctaaccctgtacctgcccctgggagtgtttgatgggacagtgcagagggagctttactctgtatctaaccctgtacctgcccctgggagtgtttgacgggacagtgtggagggagctttactctgtatctaaccctgtacctgccctgggagtgtttgatgggacagtgtagagggagctttactctgtatctaaccctgtacctgcccctgggagtgtttgacgggacagtgtagagggagctttactctgtatctaaccctgtacctgccctgggagtgtttgatgggactgtgtggagggagctttactctgtatctaaccctgtacctgccctgggagtgtttgatgggacagtgtagagggagctttactctgtatctaaccctgtacctgccctgggagtgtttgatgggacagtgtagagggagctttactctgtatctaaccctgtacctgcccctgggagtgtttgatgggacagtgtagagggagctttactctgtatctaaccctgtacctgaccctgggagtgtttgatgggacagtgtagagggagctttactctgtatctaaccctgtacctgaccctgggagtgtttgatgggacagtgtagagggagtattactgaccccctctctctctctttccccccccacagaTATCTTCAGTTGCAGCTCCACACAGACGACCACAGTTCAGATTGCCACGCTGCGATTGACGGAGGTGACGGTGCAGCCCTCGCTGGGCGTCTGTCCCCTCGGGCCCATCTCCCTCTCCAAGGACCAGTCCTACCAGCAGGCCATGGTAGAAGCTGCATGGCAACACATGCCCCACCCGTCGGACTCTGAGAGGATTCGGTGAGTCTGGTCCTGGCCCTTCTGCCCATCGTCCCGCGTCTCACCCACAACCCGCACTCCCCGCGGGGGagccagcgctgagggagcgccgcactgtcggagggagatggatatactctaggactcgagccccataatccaggcccacactcccccggtgccagtactgagggagtgccgcactgtcggagggagatggatatactctcgggctcgagccccataatccaggcccacactcccccggtcccagtactgagggagtgctgcactgtcggagggagatggatatactctcgggctcgagccccataatccaggcccacactcccccggtcccagtactgagggagtgccgcaccgtcggaggtagatggatatactccggGACTCGAGCCCCGTGATCCAGGCCCGCCCTCCCCCCCGGTGCCAGTCCGGGTGCGCGTGTGAGAGGGGCGCGGAGGTCGCTCTCGCGAGGGTGCCGCCTCCCACAGTCGAATATCCCGCTCGCGCCCCGGAGTGTGACGGGCGTTTCTTTTCTCTCGTGCAGGCAGTACATCCCCAGGAATCTGTGCCCGACTCCCGTCTATCATCACCAGCTGCCATCGCCCCACTGCGACTCGGTCGACTTTTACCAGAGGCTGTCGACGGAGACGCTGTTTTTTATCTTCTATTATTTAGAGGTAGGTTCGGTGGGGGGGTCGACCGGGGCGTCGGGGTTTGGCGGGAGGGCTGACAGCGTCCGGCACGGGATCGCGACACACGGTGGGCTCGACCCCTCCTCCCGTCCTGAGCAGGAATCTCCGGATCGGCACCCgatggggagcggggagggggtcgGTGATTTGCGTGGGATGGATCCCCTCCGCGCTGCGAACTCGAGTCGAATCTGGAGCTTCTCCCTCGTTGCGTTCTGGCCGCGCCTCGTCTGTCAGCTCCGTCCTCACCGTCAGCTCTCTTTTTcaccccccctcaaccccccacctCTTCCCTTTCTCCCCACGCAGGGAACCAAAGCGCAGTATCTGGCAGCAAAGGCACTGAAGAAACAGTCCTGGAGGTTTCACACCAAGTACATGATGTGGTTCCAGAGGCACGAGGAGCCGAAAACCATCACTGACGAGTTcgagcaggtacagggtcagatacagagtaaagctccctctacactgtcccgtcaaacactcccagggcaggtacagggttagatacagagtaaagctccctctacactgtcccgtcaaacactcccagggcaggtacagggttagatacagagtaaagctccctctacactgtcccgtcaaacactcccagggcaggtacagggttagatacagagtaaagctccctctacactgtcccatcaaacactcccagggacaggtacagggttagatacagagtaaagctccctctacactgtcccgtcaaacactcccaggggcaggtacagggttagatacagagtaaagctccctctacactgtcccatcaaacactcccagagcaggtgcagggttagatacagagtaaagctccctctggactgtcccgtcaaacactcccagggcaggtacagggttagatacagagtaaagctccctctacactgtcccgtcaaacactcccagggtcaggtacagggttagatacagagtaaagctccctctacactgtcccatcaaacactcccagggtcaggtacagggttagatacagagtaaagctccctctacactgtcccatcaaacactcccatggcaggtacagggttagatacagagtaaagctccctctacactgtcccgtcaaacactcccagggcaggtacagggttagatacagagtaaagctccctctacactgtcccgtcaaacactcccagggcaggtacagggttagatacagagtaaagctccctctacactgtcccatcaaacactcccagggcaggtacagggttagatacagagtaaagctccctctacactgtcccatcaaacactcccagggcaggtacagggttagatacagagtaaagctccctctacactgtcccatcaaacactcccagggcaggtacagggttagatacagagtaaagctccctctacactgtcccgtcaaacactcccagggcaggtacagggttagatacagagtaaagctccctctacactgtcccatcaaacactcccagggcaggtacagggttaggatacagagtaaagctccctctacactgtcccatcaaacactcccaggggcaggtacagggttagatacagagtaaagctccctctacactgtcccgtcaaacactcccaggggcaggtacagggttagatacagagtaaagctccctctacactgtcccgtcaaacactccaaggggcaggtacagggttagatacagagtaaagctccctccacactgtcccgtcaaacacacccagggcaggtacagggttagatacagagtaaagctccctctacactgtcccatcaaacactcccagggcaggtacagggttagatacagagtaaagctccctctacactgtcccatcaaacactcccagggcaggtacagggttagatacagagtaaagctccctctacactgtcccatcaaactctcccagggcaggtacagggttagatacagagtaaagctccctctgcactgtcccatcaaacactcccagggcaggtacagggttagatacagagtaaagctccctctacactgtcccatcaaacactcccagggcaggtacagggttagatacagagtaaagctccctctacactgtcccatcaaacactcccaggggcaggtacagggttagatacagagtaaagctccctctacactgtcccatcaaacactcccagggcaggtacagggttagatacagagtaaagctccctctacactgtcccatcaaacactcccagggacaggtacagggttagatacagagtaaagctccctctacactgtcccgtcaaacactcccagggcaggtacagggttagatacagagtaaagctccctctacactgtcccatcaaacactcccagggcaggtacagggttagatacagagtaaagctccctctacaccgtcccatcaaacactcccagggtcaggtacagggttagatacagagtaaagctccctctccactgtcccatcaaacactcccagggcaggtacagggtgagatacagagtaaagctccctcgacactgtcccatcaaacactcccagggcaggtacagggttagatacagagtaaagctccctctacactgtcccatcaaacactcccagggcaggtacagggttagatacagagtaaagctccctctacactgtcccatcaaacactcccagggcaggtacagggttagatacagagtaaagctccctctacaccgtcccatcaaacactcccagggacaggtacagggttagatacagagtaaagctccctctacactgtcccatcaaacattcccagggcaggtacagggtaagatacagagtaaagctccctctacactgtcccatcaaacactcccagggcaggtacagggttagatacagagtaaagctccctctacactgtcccatcaaacactcccagggcaggtacagggttagatacagagtaaagctccctctacactgtcccatcaaacactcccaggggcaggtacagggttagatacagagtaaagctccctctacactgtcccatcaaacactcccagggcaggtacagggttagatacagagtaaagctccctctacactgtcccatcaaacactcccagggacaggtacagggttagatacagagtaaagctccctctacactgtcccgtcaaacactcccagggcaggtacagggttagatacagagtaaagctccctctacactgtcccatcaaacactcccagggcaggtacagggttagatacagagtaaagctccctctacaccgtcccatcaaacactcccagggtcaggtacagggttagatacagagtaaagctccctctccactgtcccatcaaacactcccagggcaggtacagggtgagatacagagtaaagctccctcgacactgtcccatcaaacactcccagggcaggtacagggttagatacagagtaaagctccctctacactgtcccatcaaacactcccagggcaggtacagggttagatacagagtaaagctccctctacactgtcccatcaaacactcccagggcaggtacagggttagatacagagtaaagctccctctacaccgtcccatcaaacactcccagggacaggtacagggttagatacagagtaaagctccctctacactgtcccatcaaacattcccagggcaggtacagggtaagatacagagtaaagctccctctacactgtcccatcaaacactcccagggcaggtacagggttagatacagagtaaagctccctctacactgtcccatcaaacactcccagggcaggtacagggttagacacagagtgaagctccctccacactgacgTCCTCGTTCTCTCCTTCCCCAGGGGACGTACATCTACTTCGATTACGAGAAGTGGGGCCAGAGAAAGAAGGAAGGTTTCACCTTCGAGTATCGCTACCTGGAGGACCGAGACCTGCAGTGACCTTCCACGcacggggaggagagggagagggagagagagagagacgagcagccctccctcctcccagctccccgtctccctctccctccctccctgtcgcagGCTGCCTGGGACTCCGGACACTTCAGCCCTCCCCTGTCCACCCCGTGCGGGCGGCTGGGAGCAGCAGCGGTCTGTGAAGCCCCCCCCGGTTGATTGGATCGGCCGGCCGGAGGGAGATTTTTTTGAAGTGGGATCGCGGACAATGTCCCGAGTTGTTTGTGGAGCCCCGGTGACGGCTGATTTTGTACCcggcccccgctctccccccgggGGCCCCGTCCCACCCACACCCGCCCTGTCCGTGTCTCCGCTCTCCCGACCCAATCCTCTGCCCAGCGTCTCCCAtcgctccccaccccacccctgtccATTAAGGTATCTGTTCtctcctctgtccctccctctctcttctgtgtcctcccccctccctctctctctccccctctctgtcccccctcctccctctctctctctcccccctcctccctctctctctctccgcctccctctctctctccccccgcctccctctctctctccccccccctccctcttcccccctccctcttcccccctccctcttcccccctccctcttcccccctctccctcttcccccccctccctcttccccccctccctcttccccccctccctcttccccccctatctctccctctcttccccccctctccctctctcttcccccctccctcttccccccctccctcttccccccctatctctccctctcttccccccctctccctctctcttcccccctccctcttccccccctccctcttccccccctatctctccctctcttccccccctctccctctctcttcccccctccctctctctctcttcccccctctccccctctctttcccctctctttccccccctccctctgcccagCGTCTCCCAtcgctccccaccccacccctgtccATTCAGGTATCTGTTCtctcctctgtccctccctctctcttctgtgtcctcccccctccctctctctctccctctccctctcttccccccctctccctctctctctctcttcccccctccctctctctctctttcccccctctccctctttcccccctctctctcctccctctctctcccccccacctccctctcttcccccctctccccctctctttcccctctctcttccccccctatctctccctctctctctctctctccctctccctctctctccccccctccctctctctctcttcccccctctccccctctctttcctctccctctttcccccctctctttcccctctctctcccccccacctccctctctctccccccctccccctgtcgaTTTATCCTTTACTTGTTGAAGGTGTTTGGGTTTTTGTTCGAGGGGAGCAGGAGGTTGTGAAGCCTCGGAGGGAGAGATGAACCAATTCTGGGCCACGTGACAGTGGTGCAGGATCTGCAGTAAAGTATTTTTCAATAACCTATTTTCATTctggaaaatatttaaaataaaatagattTTTATGATGTTTTCTCATCCAGATTCCAATGTGtgattgcttttatttttaaGGTGTGTGGGGTGCGGGTGATGGGGGCCCGGGGCCTCTCCCTGCTCGGGGATCGGGGGCCTCTTCCTGCTCGGGGATCGGGCCCGGGGGCCTCTCCCTGCTCGGGGGCCTCTCCCTGCTCCGTGTGAGGGGGCCCGGATCAGGCCGGGGGCCGGGCCCCGGGGGCCTCTCCCTGCTCCGTGTGAGGAGGCCAGGGATCGGGCCCGGGGCCTCTCCCTGCTCGGGGGCCTCTCCCTGCTCCGTGTGAGGAGGCCAGGGATCGGGCCTGGGGCCTCTCCCTGCTCGGGGGCCCGGGGGCCTCTCCCTGCTCGGGGATCGGGCCCCGGGGGCCTCTCCCTGCTCGGGGATCGGGCCCCGGGGGCCTCTCCCTGCTCGGGGATCGGGCCCGGGGGCCTCTCCCTGCTCGGGGGCCTCTCCCTGCTCCGTGTGAGGGGGCCCGGATCAGGCCGGGGGCCGGGCCCCGGGGGCCTCTCCCTGCTCCGTGTGAGGAGGCCAGGGATCGGGCCCGGGGCCTCTCCCTGCTCGGGGGCCCGGGGGCCTCTCCCTGCTCGGGGATCGGGCCCGGGGGCCTCTCCTTGCTCCGTGTGGGGGGGCCCGGATCAGGCCGGGGATCGGGCCCGGGGGCCTCTCCCTGCTCGGGGATCGGGCCCCGGGGGCCTCTCCCTGCTCCGTGTGAGGAGGCCGGGGATCGGGCCCGGGGGCCTCTCCCTGCTCGGGGATCGGgggcctctccctgctctccgtgAGGGGCCGAGTCCCCCACAagcctggggacagggagagacaatcACTGTGTTTTAGGAAGCAACTAATTTATTAACAGGAATCGGTACATTGGTTTTCAATTTTTACAGTGGATTTCGACTGGAATGAAAAGGTACTTCAGGAGAATTAATTAACgggtcaatcaatcaatcaattgaTCATTCGATCGATCGCTCAATTGATTAATTCGATCGATCGCTCAATTGATTAATTCGATTTTGGGATATCGGTGTTACAGTAGACGTGACTCCCGCCCTctcggagacgggggggggggggggggcgcgggtggAGAGACCTCCTGCCCCGTCccgcccccgggggggggggttcaccGTGCGTTCCCCGAGCGCGGCCCGCGGCTGAGGTGGGGGTGGAACTGCGAGTTGTACCGCCGTTTCCTGTCGTCCGCCTCCGTCTCCCCccgggctccctccctctccccctccccctccccggccagCAGGAGCTCGGCCCGCGCCCTCTCCGCCTGCTCCCTCCTCAGGCGCTCGGCCCGCAGGCGCTCGGCGGTCGGCGGCTCTCCCCGGCCCCCCGGCCCCCCGCCGCTGGCCCGCCTCCGCTGGGGCCTGCCCGCTCTCCGGAGGAACTGGTTCATGGCCAGCAGTGGGTCCATCTGCCTCTTCAGCCTGGCGTCCTTCTCCCCGCCGGCGTCTGCCTTGGACCCGGGCGCCTCCTGGTACCAGGGCTTGC
Proteins encoded:
- the LOC137308635 gene encoding CCR4-NOT transcription complex subunit 3-like, yielding MTQSLLRYWSTGQFTTPSTQELKVQDTLSSLTAVLDLLPMPPRLDKQASSLHLTETDIFSCSSTQTTTVQIATLRLTEVTVQPSLGVCPLGPISLSKDQSYQQAMVEAAWQHMPHPSDSERIRQYIPRNLCPTPVYHHQLPSPHCDSVDFYQRLSTETLFFIFYYLEGTKAQYLAAKALKKQSWRFHTKYMMWFQRHEEPKTITDEFEQGTYIYFDYEKWGQRKKEGFTFEYRYLEDRDLQ
- the LOC137308634 gene encoding leukocyte receptor cluster member 1-like — encoded protein: MNILPKKSWHVRNKDNVARVRRDEQQAATEEREVRRRVALAEQEARTDFLRRKSRQSLPESGRESLAPTPSDGASQNLNLFRDLEGGKRQKIGSKEYEAEKRQEKEKQERAIGLLTYLGQSSAEAQTSKPWYQEAPGSKADAGGEKDARLKRQMDPLLAMNQFLRRAGRPQRRRASGGGPGGRGEPPTAERLRAERLRREQAERARAELLLAGEGEGEREGARGETEADDRKRRYNSQFHPHLSRGPRSGNAR